A window of Actinomycetota bacterium contains these coding sequences:
- a CDS encoding peptide ABC transporter substrate-binding protein, which translates to MRRRAAVVLLAVLSLIAGSCSVRRPGPASERPVPGETLAVAVRDLESLDPARATSKGALGVMAQIYDSLTAVDSTTNKIRPAAARSWSVSDDGLTWKFRIAPATYTDGRPVRARDFKFAFDRIARRATASEAAFQLESVRGFSEAHVEGAASGLSGVKAPTDQVLTIRTERPFAELPYYLSHPALGPIPMHRYGKSVRGLATAPVTNGPFRVRLASKTRVSLVRNDTYSPTPYLDGIEFRVVSTAEDGWRLFLGGEVDVADVPASAVAAARGSYGEGGFTPMWATLSFGFNLRLTKYRDPAVRRAISQAIDRRSIAETVYGNTKDAATGLLPEGVRGFAKEACRYCALNRDAARAAVRAAFGSKRPTIAIDHLNDDSSRQVARTVANDLTGIGFATKLRGHSSREYLALLEQGKHDLAELGWLSPVSSPDGFLVQQLRTGSLNNSTGFSDARFDALVDAARKEKREQARLDLYRRAEARALALMPLAPIVFFRNRTAVAPRVRQFSQDGSGVFDGSRIWIARA; encoded by the coding sequence GTGCGCCGACGCGCGGCCGTCGTCCTGCTCGCGGTCCTCTCGCTGATCGCAGGGAGCTGTTCGGTCCGACGACCCGGCCCTGCTTCCGAACGACCTGTTCCCGGCGAGACCCTTGCGGTGGCGGTTCGAGATCTCGAATCGCTCGACCCGGCGAGGGCCACGAGCAAGGGCGCCCTTGGCGTGATGGCGCAGATCTACGATTCCCTGACCGCGGTCGATTCGACCACCAACAAGATCCGGCCGGCCGCGGCTCGATCATGGTCGGTCTCCGACGACGGACTCACCTGGAAATTCCGGATTGCCCCGGCTACGTATACCGATGGCCGGCCCGTGCGCGCTAGGGATTTCAAGTTCGCGTTCGATCGGATCGCGCGCCGCGCGACCGCTTCCGAGGCGGCGTTTCAACTCGAATCGGTTCGCGGGTTTAGCGAAGCACACGTTGAGGGGGCGGCCTCGGGCCTGTCGGGAGTCAAGGCTCCGACCGATCAGGTGCTGACGATTCGCACTGAACGCCCATTCGCCGAGCTTCCGTACTACCTGTCGCACCCCGCCCTTGGCCCCATTCCGATGCATCGGTACGGCAAGTCCGTACGAGGACTCGCCACGGCGCCGGTAACCAACGGCCCCTTCCGCGTCCGATTGGCCTCGAAGACACGAGTTTCCTTGGTTCGAAACGACACTTACTCTCCGACTCCATACCTCGATGGGATCGAGTTTCGCGTGGTGTCGACCGCCGAGGATGGGTGGCGACTGTTCCTTGGCGGCGAGGTCGACGTCGCGGATGTGCCGGCCTCTGCGGTGGCTGCCGCGCGCGGAAGTTATGGGGAGGGGGGATTCACCCCCATGTGGGCTACGCTGTCGTTTGGTTTCAACCTGCGGCTGACCAAGTACCGGGATCCTGCCGTGCGAAGGGCAATATCGCAGGCGATCGATCGCCGCTCGATCGCGGAGACTGTGTACGGAAACACCAAAGATGCGGCGACGGGCCTGCTTCCTGAAGGCGTGCGGGGGTTCGCGAAGGAAGCTTGCAGGTACTGTGCTCTTAACCGGGACGCGGCACGCGCTGCAGTTCGCGCGGCGTTTGGATCTAAGAGGCCGACCATCGCCATCGACCACTTGAACGACGATTCCAGCCGGCAGGTGGCGCGGACCGTCGCCAACGATCTCACTGGAATCGGCTTCGCGACGAAACTGCGCGGGCATTCGTCAAGGGAGTATCTGGCGCTGCTCGAGCAGGGAAAACACGACCTGGCGGAACTGGGGTGGCTGTCCCCGGTGTCCTCGCCCGACGGTTTTCTGGTTCAGCAACTGCGTACCGGATCGCTGAACAATTCCACGGGGTTCTCCGACGCTCGGTTCGACGCGCTCGTGGACGCGGCCCGCAAGGAGAAGCGCGAGCAGGCTCGGCTGGATCTGTATCGTCGGGCCGAGGCGAGGGCACTGGCGCTCATGCCGCTCGCTCCGATCGTGTTCTTCCGGAATCGCACAGCGGTAGCGCCGCGAGTCCGACAATTCTCACAGGACGGCTCAGGCGTGTTCGACGGCTCGCGTATCTGGATCGCGCGCGCCTAG
- a CDS encoding ABC transporter substrate-binding protein, with translation MRALLCFPRARAGCVRYLFMNVSSRPFGSTHVRRGIAALVRRARITPAEASAAVRILPALVTGHGGAAEIPEDLQGARASLQAAGLTDGFSTTLVVGDSARDRREAGAVRASLARAGIRVRVKVVGAGTLHRRYYERDGAAPMGIATWCADFPGLAGAGVLKGVLAYSGDDAASNEIRSARAVAGSAAAEAWRVAETAVLRSAVVVPLYWPADLVGLSNRLSGYVPAPMWVAGDPANVWVGPQAPAASAS, from the coding sequence ATGCGGGCGCTCCTGTGTTTCCCCAGGGCGCGCGCCGGGTGCGTGCGATACCTGTTCATGAACGTCTCGTCGCGGCCGTTCGGCTCCACGCACGTGCGGCGCGGGATCGCGGCACTGGTGCGGCGCGCGCGCATCACACCCGCGGAGGCTTCGGCGGCGGTTCGGATCTTGCCTGCCCTGGTGACGGGCCACGGCGGTGCGGCGGAGATACCCGAGGACTTGCAGGGCGCACGCGCATCACTGCAGGCTGCGGGACTGACGGACGGGTTCTCGACGACGCTCGTGGTTGGGGATTCGGCCCGAGACCGTCGCGAAGCTGGAGCGGTGCGTGCGTCGTTGGCGCGCGCCGGTATCCGCGTCAGGGTCAAGGTCGTCGGCGCCGGGACTTTGCACCGCCGGTATTACGAGCGGGACGGGGCCGCGCCGATGGGGATCGCGACGTGGTGCGCCGACTTCCCGGGACTTGCCGGAGCGGGCGTGCTGAAGGGCGTCTTGGCGTACTCCGGGGACGATGCGGCATCCAACGAAATACGGAGTGCCCGCGCCGTCGCGGGATCCGCGGCAGCCGAAGCATGGCGAGTCGCGGAGACTGCGGTCCTGCGCTCGGCGGTCGTGGTGCCGCTGTATTGGCCTGCGGACCTTGTCGGACTATCCAATCGCCTGTCGGGGTACGTGCCGGCCCCCATGTGGGTCGCGGGGGATCCGGCGAACGTGTGGGTCGGGCCGCAAGCCCCTGCCGCTTCCGCGTCCTGA
- the secG gene encoding preprotein translocase subunit SecG, whose protein sequence is MPRQYRNGGAVTLAITIVHIIASMVLIMFVLLHAGRGGGLSDMFGGGMGVGGSSVAEKNLDRLTVIASLVFTITTVLLHFRFQ, encoded by the coding sequence ATGCCGCGCCAATATCGAAACGGAGGCGCTGTGACCCTGGCCATCACGATCGTGCACATCATCGCGTCGATGGTGCTGATTATGTTCGTCTTGCTGCATGCTGGTCGCGGCGGCGGGCTGTCGGACATGTTCGGCGGCGGGATGGGGGTCGGAGGGTCGTCGGTGGCTGAGAAGAACCTCGACCGGCTCACGGTCATCGCTTCGCTCGTCTTCACCATCACGACGGTCCTGCTGCACTTCCGTTTCCAGTAG
- a CDS encoding pitrilysin family protein — protein sequence MDRSALPSVSFEECTLGNGMRVIVAPDRSVPLTAIAIWYGVGSRDEQPGRTGLAHLFEHVMFQGSRNVKKGQHFETIQKLGGELNASTWWHRTNYFEWAPAEHLETLLWLEADRLATLPEAINQENVDNQRDVVKNERRQGSDNQPYGSWLEKMQARLFPEGHPYHHSMIGSMEDLSAATVEDCIGFFNTFYAPNNGVLSIVGDVEVEDGFALAERHFGWIEPNPSIPASPDASSAPGGLGGRDTFRDKLAPLPRVFFGYKAPAADDPMYDTIAIAANVLASGRSTRLYKNLVRDRQLCQDATFEPWPLTGSSVVVGFVTPKPGTTLEDAEAAFEEQVASLASDPPGNEELDRVHALTERQVTETVFQRCLERADGLSEHAQVFGDPGALNERLPAMLAVTGEQIAKASRTWFDPSNRITLTFIPEAK from the coding sequence ATGGATCGAAGCGCGCTCCCTTCGGTGTCGTTCGAGGAGTGCACCCTCGGCAACGGGATGCGGGTGATCGTCGCACCGGATCGCAGCGTGCCGCTCACCGCGATCGCGATCTGGTACGGGGTCGGCAGCCGCGACGAGCAGCCGGGACGCACCGGACTCGCGCACCTGTTCGAGCACGTGATGTTCCAAGGCTCCCGCAACGTCAAGAAGGGCCAGCACTTCGAGACGATCCAGAAGCTCGGCGGCGAGTTGAACGCCTCAACGTGGTGGCATCGCACGAACTACTTCGAGTGGGCGCCAGCCGAGCACCTTGAGACGCTGTTGTGGCTCGAAGCCGACCGGCTCGCGACGCTTCCCGAGGCGATCAACCAAGAGAACGTGGACAACCAGCGGGACGTCGTCAAGAACGAGCGTCGGCAGGGCTCTGACAATCAGCCCTACGGGAGCTGGCTCGAGAAGATGCAAGCGCGGCTGTTCCCCGAGGGCCATCCATACCACCACTCGATGATCGGTTCAATGGAGGACCTGTCTGCGGCCACGGTCGAGGACTGCATCGGGTTCTTCAATACCTTCTATGCGCCGAACAACGGCGTGCTCTCGATCGTCGGCGACGTCGAGGTCGAGGACGGCTTCGCGCTCGCCGAGAGGCACTTCGGCTGGATCGAACCGAACCCGTCGATCCCGGCGAGCCCCGACGCGTCGAGCGCACCCGGCGGGCTCGGCGGACGCGACACGTTCCGAGACAAGCTCGCGCCGTTGCCGCGCGTGTTCTTCGGGTACAAGGCTCCCGCCGCGGACGATCCGATGTACGACACGATCGCGATAGCCGCGAACGTGCTCGCATCGGGCCGCTCCACGCGGCTCTACAAGAACCTCGTTCGCGATCGGCAGCTGTGCCAGGACGCGACCTTCGAGCCGTGGCCGCTCACGGGTAGCTCGGTCGTTGTCGGCTTCGTCACCCCGAAGCCGGGGACGACACTGGAGGACGCCGAAGCGGCCTTCGAGGAGCAGGTCGCGTCGCTCGCGAGCGATCCTCCCGGCAACGAAGAGCTCGACCGCGTCCACGCGCTCACCGAACGGCAGGTGACCGAGACCGTCTTCCAGCGATGCTTGGAGCGTGCCGACGGGTTGAGCGAGCACGCGCAGGTGTTCGGCGATCCGGGAGCGCTCAACGAGCGGCTGCCGGCGATGCTGGCGGTCACTGGCGAGCAGATCGCCAAGGCTTCCCGCACCTGGTTCGATCCCTCGAACCGCATCACCCTCACGTTCATCCCGGAGGCGAAGTGA